From a region of the Leptospira kmetyi serovar Malaysia str. Bejo-Iso9 genome:
- a CDS encoding bile acid:sodium symporter family protein, protein MLEAALIVLALSSMSSLGLELIPESLDSIRKTALTGFGVCLLNLIALPILAFFLCKIFSLSYSVSLGIFLSASSGGGASAGLFILKAKGAPATGAVLLSLLNFISLFTAPLLLTLYSGSSFSELGQTFSSLPKLLTIGLVFFGFPLGVGIWLRRKKEKQALKILPYLLRISNISLAVSIFYLGFKYWREILEFGIPVWIVLFLLIGISFTSGLYLFREKSEDRRSIGIVSGIRNLSLALLLAQEQSGDPKVLISILLYGFIMYLIAFPASLFWSRWKRIPIL, encoded by the coding sequence ATGTTAGAAGCCGCACTCATCGTATTGGCGCTTTCCTCCATGAGTTCTCTCGGATTGGAATTGATCCCGGAATCCTTGGATTCGATTCGGAAAACCGCGCTCACCGGCTTCGGAGTTTGTCTGCTCAACTTAATCGCGCTCCCGATTCTTGCGTTTTTTCTTTGTAAAATATTCTCGCTTTCTTACTCGGTCAGCTTGGGAATTTTTCTCAGCGCCAGTTCCGGCGGAGGAGCTTCGGCGGGACTTTTTATTCTCAAAGCGAAAGGAGCTCCCGCGACCGGAGCCGTTCTACTCAGCCTATTGAATTTTATAAGTCTTTTTACAGCGCCGCTTTTATTGACCCTTTATTCCGGAAGTTCGTTTTCGGAACTCGGACAAACCTTTTCTTCTCTACCGAAACTATTGACGATCGGTCTTGTTTTTTTCGGATTTCCGCTCGGGGTCGGAATTTGGCTTCGTAGAAAAAAGGAAAAACAAGCGCTGAAGATTCTTCCCTATCTATTAAGAATCAGTAATATATCTCTGGCCGTTTCCATTTTTTATCTCGGATTCAAATATTGGCGGGAAATTCTGGAATTCGGAATCCCGGTTTGGATCGTTCTTTTTCTTTTGATCGGAATTTCTTTTACGAGCGGACTTTATCTCTTTCGGGAAAAATCCGAGGACAGAAGGAGTATCGGAATCGTAAGCGGAATTCGAAATCTTTCCCTGGCGCTTTTGCTTGCGCAGGAACAATCCGGGGATCCGAAGGTTTTGATTTCGATTTTACTTTACGGTTTTATCATGTATTTGATCGCATTTCCGGCTTCCTTATTTTGGAGCCGTTGGAAAAGAATTCCGATTTTATAA
- a CDS encoding SCO family protein has translation MISMKQIIKLVYSIFLLFFAVSCGDQQEKFYPELTYSSAPKAGILPYFKSEVMDPFWPEENGKLPEDLKKVPEFSLVSHENREFNNRNFKDKYTLVTFFYAKCKGICPMITRNMMNFIPKIEDQSDLQIVSISVNPELDTVEVLKKFRNQYRIRQENWVFLTGAKKTIYNMARNQFGADIKVIQGKDDLNDFVHTENVYLLDKKNYLRGVYRAKGSGDLERLKIELNTLRESDRKNLSML, from the coding sequence ATGATTTCTATGAAACAAATTATAAAATTAGTATATTCTATTTTTTTGTTATTCTTTGCGGTTTCCTGCGGAGATCAACAGGAGAAATTCTATCCCGAGTTGACGTATTCGTCCGCGCCGAAGGCGGGAATTCTCCCTTATTTTAAAAGCGAAGTCATGGACCCTTTTTGGCCCGAAGAGAACGGAAAACTTCCCGAGGATCTCAAAAAGGTTCCCGAGTTCTCGCTCGTTTCCCACGAAAACCGGGAATTCAACAATCGAAATTTCAAGGATAAATACACGTTAGTCACATTCTTCTACGCGAAGTGTAAGGGGATCTGCCCGATGATTACCCGAAACATGATGAATTTTATTCCGAAGATCGAGGATCAATCGGATCTTCAGATCGTTTCGATTTCGGTGAACCCGGAACTCGACACCGTGGAGGTTCTTAAAAAATTCAGAAACCAATATAGAATCCGTCAGGAGAATTGGGTTTTTCTCACGGGTGCAAAGAAAACGATCTACAACATGGCGCGGAACCAATTCGGCGCGGACATAAAAGTCATCCAAGGAAAGGACGATCTCAACGACTTCGTTCATACGGAGAACGTTTATCTTCTCGATAAGAAGAATTATCTGCGCGGAGTTTATCGCGCCAAGGGTTCGGGGGATTTGGAAAGACTCAAAATCGAACTGAATACTTTGCGGGAATCCGATCGGAAAAATCTTTCGATGTTGTAG
- a CDS encoding NAD-dependent epimerase/dehydratase family protein: protein MAKKVLVTGGCGFLGSHVCETFRKQGWDVISYDSMTKYELKRTGYGTEATREYNWNYLQALGVTMVKGDIRNLEHLLDRTTGCDFIVHTAAQPAMTISWEDPELDFSTNVLGTFNVLEVARKRNIPVVNTSSIHVYGNSINDTLKEGATSYERTPVAIGEDQPVMVGEISPLHASKMSAEHYVRTYVDMYKVKAASFRFTGIYGERQFGGEDHGWVANFAIRSVFGWPLRIFGTGKQARDILYAADGAESYLRWFENPTPGVFNIGGGPDHKISLLECIHMIGDILGKKQEIQFDVERPGDMRYFICDITRAKKFGFDPKFKPKEGVERLIRWIEADKSVFEVKK, encoded by the coding sequence ATGGCAAAGAAAGTTTTAGTAACCGGCGGTTGCGGATTTTTAGGATCTCACGTTTGCGAAACGTTTCGTAAACAGGGTTGGGACGTAATCAGCTACGATAGTATGACCAAATACGAACTGAAAAGAACCGGTTACGGCACCGAAGCCACGAGAGAATACAACTGGAATTATCTTCAGGCGCTCGGAGTCACAATGGTCAAGGGCGACATTCGAAATCTGGAACACCTTTTGGACCGCACCACCGGTTGCGACTTTATCGTTCACACCGCGGCGCAACCCGCGATGACGATTTCCTGGGAAGACCCCGAACTCGACTTCAGCACAAACGTATTAGGAACTTTTAATGTTCTTGAGGTCGCTCGTAAAAGAAACATTCCCGTAGTAAACACGAGCTCCATTCATGTTTACGGAAATTCCATCAACGACACTTTGAAAGAAGGCGCGACTTCTTACGAAAGAACTCCCGTCGCGATCGGCGAGGATCAACCCGTGATGGTCGGAGAGATTTCTCCTCTGCACGCTTCCAAGATGAGCGCGGAACATTACGTGAGAACGTATGTAGACATGTATAAGGTTAAGGCGGCTTCTTTCCGTTTTACCGGAATCTACGGCGAACGCCAGTTCGGCGGAGAGGATCACGGTTGGGTCGCGAACTTCGCGATTCGTTCCGTGTTCGGTTGGCCTCTTCGAATTTTCGGAACCGGTAAACAGGCTCGCGATATTCTTTACGCGGCGGACGGAGCGGAAAGTTATCTTCGTTGGTTTGAAAATCCGACTCCGGGCGTTTTTAACATCGGAGGCGGTCCGGATCACAAGATTTCTTTATTAGAATGCATTCATATGATCGGAGACATTCTCGGCAAAAAACAGGAGATCCAATTCGACGTGGAAAGACCGGGAGATATGCGCTACTTTATCTGCGATATCACTCGTGCGAAGAAGTTCGGATTCGATCCTAAGTTTAAACCGAAAGAAGGCGTGGAAAGATTGATTCGTTGGATCGAAGCCGATAAGTCCGTATTCGAAGTTAAAAAATGA
- a CDS encoding toxin-antitoxin system YwqK family antitoxin → MFPTKSLFVLSIFLTVVFTSGCQEGETIDQTDPNLIEYQDRVFYKQKPFTGFLKNEIPALGEIQTTQFRNGFADGEFISKNREGFVLEKRYFKKGLKEGIHRSWFPNGNNRMYSEFRSGKYVNDRWEWYDTGKPYLYEKFDENGKLIVAKKWNRNGQIYMNTVIAVDGSSVGLPGSKICEPIRKTE, encoded by the coding sequence GTGTTTCCAACTAAATCTCTTTTCGTTCTTTCGATTTTCTTGACTGTCGTTTTCACGAGCGGCTGTCAAGAAGGGGAAACGATCGATCAAACCGACCCGAACCTGATCGAATATCAGGATCGGGTTTTTTATAAACAAAAACCGTTCACCGGTTTTCTCAAAAACGAAATCCCCGCGTTAGGAGAAATCCAAACGACCCAGTTTCGAAACGGATTCGCCGATGGAGAATTTATTTCCAAGAACAGGGAAGGTTTCGTTTTAGAAAAAAGATATTTCAAAAAAGGTCTTAAGGAAGGAATTCACAGATCCTGGTTTCCGAACGGAAACAACCGGATGTATTCCGAATTTCGTTCCGGTAAATACGTAAACGATCGTTGGGAATGGTACGATACGGGCAAACCCTATCTTTACGAGAAGTTCGACGAAAACGGAAAGTTGATCGTCGCCAAAAAATGGAATCGAAACGGACAGATTTATATGAACACCGTGATCGCGGTGGACGGAAGTTCCGTGGGTTTGCCGGGAAGTAAAATCTGCGAACCGATCCGAAAGACGGAATGA
- the mltG gene encoding endolytic transglycosylase MltG, protein MNLKKLLIFSGLTLGVLLLIGITTFFVVDELKGGAVGSGQTKIDLLIESGDTPGKIVETLSTHGMIKSTKYFLYLVRFTRSAGKIKQGLYEINDGMDSRKILQVITEGKVKLVNFTIPEGYNNRQIGDLLASKKIISKRQDFLLAASEPELLREFKIPASSAEGYLFPETYSVPINFPVDKIVRMMIKRFYVRSSKIDKAKNLSPAELHKFVILASVVEREAKRNEERPLMAGVFNNRLKRDMPLESCATIQYLFDKPHSRIFEKDLKIVSPYNTYLNKGFPPGPISNPGFPALEAAFYPKESEYLFFLLKGDGYHYFAKTLKEHLEAKKKYIDVLYD, encoded by the coding sequence ATGAATCTTAAGAAACTTTTGATTTTCTCCGGACTTACGCTCGGAGTTTTACTTTTGATCGGGATCACCACCTTCTTCGTCGTAGACGAACTCAAAGGAGGAGCGGTCGGATCCGGTCAGACCAAAATCGATCTTCTCATCGAATCCGGCGACACCCCCGGAAAGATCGTGGAAACTCTTTCCACACACGGGATGATCAAGTCCACGAAATACTTTCTTTACTTGGTGCGTTTTACCCGAAGCGCGGGAAAGATCAAACAAGGTCTTTACGAGATCAACGACGGAATGGATTCGAGAAAAATTCTTCAGGTGATTACCGAAGGAAAAGTCAAACTCGTAAACTTCACCATTCCCGAAGGTTATAACAACCGTCAGATCGGAGATCTTCTCGCATCCAAAAAGATCATATCCAAACGTCAGGATTTTCTTTTGGCCGCGAGCGAACCGGAACTCTTAAGAGAATTTAAAATCCCCGCTTCTTCCGCGGAAGGATATTTATTTCCGGAAACTTACAGCGTTCCGATCAATTTTCCCGTGGATAAAATCGTAAGAATGATGATCAAAAGATTCTATGTTAGATCCTCCAAGATCGACAAAGCAAAGAATCTTTCCCCTGCGGAACTTCATAAATTCGTAATTCTCGCTTCGGTCGTAGAAAGAGAAGCGAAACGAAACGAGGAAAGACCTTTGATGGCGGGAGTATTCAACAACCGTCTGAAACGCGATATGCCCCTCGAATCCTGCGCGACGATTCAATATCTTTTTGACAAACCTCATAGCCGTATTTTCGAAAAGGACCTAAAGATCGTTTCTCCGTACAATACGTATTTAAACAAGGGATTCCCGCCCGGACCGATTTCCAATCCCGGATTTCCCGCGCTCGAAGCCGCGTTTTATCCGAAAGAATCCGAATATCTATTCTTCCTTTTGAAAGGGGACGGGTATCACTACTTCGCAAAAACCCTCAAGGAACATTTGGAAGCGAAGAAGAAATACATAGACGTTCTTTACGACTGA
- a CDS encoding single-stranded DNA-binding protein yields the protein MKNLAHIILDGNLTSDPEIKTLGNGKSVATFTLAVNHDYRSTPEDPGDVSFVDIEIWERQAVNAFPVFIPQTKKSHSPTRFFETSLARRFFPMSIKTGNALTA from the coding sequence ATGAAAAACTTAGCGCATATCATTCTGGACGGAAATCTCACTTCCGATCCGGAAATCAAAACTCTCGGCAACGGCAAAAGCGTCGCGACCTTTACTTTAGCGGTCAATCACGACTATCGATCCACGCCGGAAGATCCCGGCGATGTTTCCTTTGTGGATATAGAAATTTGGGAGCGTCAGGCGGTGAACGCATTCCCCGTTTTTATTCCCCAAACGAAAAAATCCCACTCCCCAACACGTTTCTTCGAAACGTCCTTGGCTCGTCGATTTTTTCCCATGTCCATAAAAACGGGGAATGCGTTGACCGCCTGA
- a CDS encoding phosphoribosyl-AMP cyclohydrolase, whose protein sequence is MSSRKITILQIQEPSRSISSLTRIPEEELSGYRSRLPQGSKEEVDCDEDTVLFVHPGFKPLNFEKTRELLELPENEMIPVVAVDAQGQILMQAFGNKESQRLTLETGFAHYFSRSRNQLWKKGDTSGHTQKILGILTPPDRSFLVYQVEQEVAACHEGYYSCFFRERTSGGEWKPLPVPRNFLPEKN, encoded by the coding sequence ATGAGTTCTCGCAAAATTACGATCCTACAAATCCAAGAGCCGAGCCGCTCGATTTCTTCCTTAACCCGAATTCCAGAAGAAGAATTGTCCGGGTACAGAAGCCGACTTCCACAAGGATCCAAAGAAGAAGTGGACTGCGACGAGGATACGGTTTTGTTTGTTCACCCCGGATTCAAACCTTTGAACTTTGAAAAAACGCGGGAACTCCTCGAACTCCCCGAAAACGAAATGATTCCCGTGGTCGCCGTCGACGCCCAAGGACAAATTCTCATGCAGGCGTTCGGAAACAAAGAAAGTCAAAGGCTTACTTTGGAAACCGGATTCGCCCATTACTTCAGCCGATCCAGAAATCAACTCTGGAAAAAAGGGGATACCTCGGGACATACTCAAAAAATTCTCGGGATTCTCACCCCGCCGGATCGCAGTTTTTTGGTCTATCAAGTGGAACAGGAAGTGGCGGCCTGTCACGAAGGATACTACAGTTGTTTTTTTAGGGAAAGAACTTCCGGAGGAGAATGGAAACCGCTTCCGGTTCCCAGAAATTTTCTTCCAGAAAAGAATTAA
- a CDS encoding YHYH protein, which produces MIQKAILILLITASFVVCKKDSNSNDDLTIATLGVIAATGFCNGNLATTGTTVSKSSATVDSTSGCVTGVTTCMDTALPSWIKDNFKCSTAFVSGSSYVFKSQNVPNTKSYYYGTTSPLFEALPSGNTPAGNNSISAQKLVYVIPSSPTKGTGTVSTQGGLVAIGITVNGLAIFNNAAAPPDNLSVEAMTFDNFGGHPQNQGVYHHHAAVTKVSNNDANLIGIILDGYAVYGEKCDNGTAATGDDFFPNDLDSLHGHTKVTTHFSTPTYHYHYVLDSTATIKTLMGSYFYGVIGSVSN; this is translated from the coding sequence ATGATTCAAAAAGCGATTCTAATATTACTGATCACGGCTTCTTTCGTAGTCTGCAAAAAGGATTCCAACAGCAACGACGATCTTACGATCGCGACCTTAGGAGTGATTGCGGCTACCGGATTCTGTAACGGAAATCTTGCAACGACGGGAACGACCGTTTCCAAAAGTAGCGCGACCGTGGATTCCACTTCCGGTTGTGTGACCGGCGTGACGACTTGTATGGATACCGCTCTTCCGTCTTGGATCAAGGATAACTTCAAATGTTCCACGGCTTTCGTTTCCGGTTCGAGTTACGTATTCAAATCTCAGAATGTTCCGAATACGAAAAGTTATTACTATGGCACGACTTCCCCTTTGTTCGAGGCCCTTCCTTCCGGTAACACTCCCGCAGGAAACAATTCCATCAGCGCTCAAAAATTGGTTTATGTGATTCCTTCCTCTCCGACAAAAGGAACGGGAACCGTGAGCACACAAGGCGGACTTGTGGCGATCGGAATCACCGTGAACGGTCTTGCAATCTTCAACAACGCCGCGGCTCCTCCCGATAATCTTTCCGTAGAAGCGATGACGTTCGACAATTTCGGCGGTCACCCGCAAAACCAAGGTGTTTATCACCACCACGCGGCCGTTACGAAAGTTAGTAACAACGACGCGAATCTGATCGGAATCATCTTAGACGGTTATGCGGTTTACGGCGAAAAATGCGACAACGGAACCGCTGCGACGGGAGACGATTTCTTTCCTAATGATTTGGACTCTTTACACGGCCACACAAAAGTTACGACTCACTTTTCGACTCCGACCTATCACTATCATTACGTATTGGATTCGACCGCAACGATCAAGACTCTGATGGGTTCTTATTTTTACGGTGTCATCGGAAGTGTTTCCAACTAA
- a CDS encoding sugar phosphate nucleotidyltransferase: MIAAAGKGTRAYPRTTFIPKPLFEFQGKTILERNVELMQSTFKVKKIYVLVGHLKEMVISEIEKIQNKYKNIEIIPSPWTTKGLASDIASLESQIHSPFITILGDEFYFHPDHKKFTDTFRKYPKLVASIGVQKTSLLSRIRKNYSVELKGDRILELVEKPSDPPNDLLGLGSYLFTPAFFEYFKKTPPSAKSGVIEITDVIDHMAKDSGKVYATSLNVEYFNINSMQDYHHAVYEIRNEEFARFKTTLIVPTKNNERSIADVIVDFQGKVDEIIVVDAGSTDKTLEISKKEKAKVISYRPEKESAENADLFGDQIRRGIDAASGDITIVVTPDGSYRSKDYPKLLEYLKDSDMVIGTRTTRQMIEQGSNLLPGVRVINLILGKLIEVFWWGMEPRFTDAMCSYFAIWKDSYKKIEPDLEMKDQRIIPELMMETVRSYMRCIEIPISYYRPIESVKKNMTREFFSVVRLMLKKKWF, from the coding sequence GTGATCGCGGCCGCGGGAAAAGGGACGAGAGCCTATCCCAGAACTACCTTCATTCCCAAACCCTTATTCGAATTTCAGGGCAAAACGATCCTAGAACGCAACGTCGAGCTGATGCAGAGCACGTTCAAGGTCAAAAAGATTTACGTTTTAGTCGGTCACCTCAAAGAGATGGTGATTTCCGAAATCGAAAAAATCCAAAACAAATATAAGAACATAGAAATCATTCCATCCCCTTGGACCACAAAAGGGCTCGCGAGCGATATCGCCAGTCTCGAATCTCAAATCCATTCTCCGTTTATCACCATTCTCGGGGACGAGTTTTACTTTCATCCCGATCATAAAAAGTTCACGGATACGTTCCGCAAATATCCGAAGCTCGTCGCTTCCATCGGAGTTCAAAAGACTTCTCTTCTTTCGAGAATCAGAAAGAATTATTCCGTGGAACTCAAAGGGGATCGAATTCTCGAACTCGTGGAAAAACCTTCCGATCCTCCGAACGATCTTTTGGGTTTGGGAAGTTATCTTTTTACTCCGGCCTTTTTCGAATATTTCAAGAAGACTCCGCCTTCCGCAAAAAGCGGAGTGATCGAAATCACCGACGTGATCGATCATATGGCAAAGGACAGCGGAAAGGTCTACGCGACTTCTTTGAACGTGGAATACTTCAACATCAACTCGATGCAGGATTATCACCACGCGGTGTATGAGATCCGTAACGAGGAATTCGCCCGTTTTAAAACGACTTTGATCGTTCCTACCAAGAACAACGAAAGATCGATCGCGGACGTGATCGTGGATTTTCAGGGAAAGGTGGACGAGATCATCGTGGTCGACGCGGGTTCGACGGACAAAACATTAGAAATTTCTAAAAAAGAAAAAGCTAAAGTGATTTCCTATCGACCCGAAAAGGAATCGGCGGAAAACGCGGATCTTTTCGGCGACCAGATACGTCGAGGGATCGACGCCGCGTCGGGGGATATCACGATCGTCGTCACTCCGGACGGTTCTTACCGATCCAAGGATTATCCGAAACTTCTGGAATACTTAAAAGACTCGGACATGGTGATCGGGACGAGAACCACAAGACAGATGATCGAACAAGGTTCCAATCTTCTGCCCGGAGTCCGCGTAATCAATTTGATTCTCGGCAAACTCATCGAGGTTTTTTGGTGGGGAATGGAGCCGCGTTTTACGGACGCGATGTGTTCTTACTTTGCGATCTGGAAAGATTCTTATAAAAAGATCGAGCCGGATCTGGAAATGAAGGATCAGAGAATCATTCCCGAGTTGATGATGGAAACGGTTCGTTCCTATATGCGTTGTATCGAAATTCCGATTTCGTATTATCGCCCGATCGAATCGGTGAAAAAGAACATGACCCGGGAATTCTTTTCCGTAGTTCGTCTGATGCTCAAGAAAAAATGGTTCTGA
- a CDS encoding helix-turn-helix domain-containing protein, producing MPPIGPPHHPGLPIPEISFTITFFSICILWFKRNRFSFDRWFVFFLLALSCLHLAHLLRRGFGKAYFDFFHIPQLLFGPLFFLYLKDILGIGVKKKVWIHFIPYLFFTVLFLILKILPDTDGAYSLFFGPEGWGLKISTFVSLIGYSIFSYWNVSRVERENVDPVLESLQWTWLKILIVLVLGIVTYHGLTFFWNDSRPSPPLSPQGSGWDGSPLPPQGAGPEGHLSGFPPGLGSGGPPRGGIPSIRGWDVLVFTILFSLFGIRQSMIHSAWLLGQNLSSDLVKKRKYERSGLEEGRLKNYVQIVQEHMKTDKPYLDSEFSLDHLADRLNFPRAHITQALSEILETNFYNFVNEYRVNEFIRLVDSSPEEKIAVLSLAFDAGFNSKSTFNQSFKRIMGTTPSLYLTEKRQKKES from the coding sequence ATGCCGCCGATCGGTCCTCCTCATCATCCGGGTCTGCCCATTCCCGAGATTTCGTTTACGATCACTTTTTTTTCCATCTGCATTCTTTGGTTTAAAAGAAACCGATTTTCCTTCGATCGATGGTTCGTCTTTTTTCTTTTGGCCCTGAGTTGTCTTCACTTGGCGCATCTGCTTCGAAGAGGTTTCGGTAAGGCCTATTTCGATTTCTTTCATATTCCGCAACTTTTGTTCGGGCCTTTGTTCTTTTTATATCTCAAGGACATTTTAGGAATCGGGGTCAAAAAGAAGGTCTGGATTCATTTTATTCCGTATCTGTTTTTTACGGTTTTGTTTTTGATTTTGAAAATTCTCCCCGATACGGACGGCGCCTATTCGTTGTTTTTCGGACCGGAAGGTTGGGGTTTGAAAATCTCCACGTTCGTTTCTTTGATCGGTTATTCTATATTCAGTTATTGGAATGTTTCTCGCGTCGAACGGGAGAATGTGGACCCGGTTTTGGAATCTCTGCAATGGACTTGGCTCAAGATTTTGATCGTCCTAGTTCTGGGAATCGTTACGTATCACGGTTTGACTTTTTTCTGGAACGATTCTCGTCCGTCTCCGCCTTTGTCCCCGCAGGGATCGGGATGGGATGGATCTCCGCTTCCACCGCAGGGCGCGGGACCGGAAGGACATCTTTCCGGATTTCCGCCGGGTCTTGGGTCGGGAGGACCGCCGCGGGGAGGAATTCCTTCGATCCGAGGTTGGGACGTTCTTGTGTTTACGATTCTATTCTCCCTTTTTGGAATCCGTCAGAGTATGATTCATTCCGCGTGGTTGCTCGGACAAAATCTCTCTTCCGATCTTGTCAAAAAAAGAAAGTATGAACGTTCCGGTTTGGAAGAAGGAAGGCTTAAGAATTACGTTCAAATCGTTCAGGAACATATGAAGACGGACAAACCCTATCTCGACAGCGAATTCTCCCTCGATCATTTGGCGGATCGTTTGAATTTTCCGAGGGCGCATATCACCCAGGCTCTGAGCGAGATTTTGGAAACAAATTTCTACAACTTCGTGAACGAATACAGAGTGAACGAATTCATTCGGCTCGTGGATTCTTCCCCGGAAGAAAAAATCGCGGTTCTCAGTTTGGCTTTTGACGCGGGGTTTAATTCCAAATCCACGTTCAATCAATCCTTTAAAAGAATTATGGGAACGACGCCTTCTCTGTATTTGACCGAAAAAAGACAAAAAAAAGAGTCTTAG